In Caulobacter segnis ATCC 21756, the sequence AAGTCGTAGGCCCAGGGATAGCGGAACGGCTTGTAGCCGCCCGAAGGGGTCATCAGGCCAGGCAGGATCAGCGACGACGGAGCGGACATGACAGAGCCTCGGAGCGAGAATCGAGCGGACGGGTTAGAAGAGGTTACGGCAGGCGATCGCCCGACGCACGCCTAGAGTGCCCCACCACATCTAGTGTGACAATGGGCCTCAGCCACAAGATAGAGGAGGATCTGTGGACAAGAAGTATACGCTTTTCAGCGCTCTTGGGTCCGGCGGCGTGCCCGTCGAAGCCGCTATGTCCTTGATCGGTCTGCGCTATGAGGTGGTCGAGGCCCCGACCTGGGAGGGCGAGGCCGAGCAGGCCAAGGTCGCCGCGGTCAATCCCCTTAAGCAGATTCCGGCCCTCGTCACATCGACGGGCGAGACGATCACCGAAAGCGCCGCCATTCTCATGTGGCTGGCCGACCGCTATCCGAGGGCTCGCCTGGCCCCCGCCATCGACGGCCCGGTCCGCGCCCAGTTCCTGCGCTGGATGACCTTCATCCCGGCCTCGATCTATTCGCTCTACTGGATCAGCGACGCGCCCTCGCGGCTCGTGGGTGAGGACGAAGACCTGCAGGCGATGGCCAAGGCCGCGATCAAGGAACGGATCGTCGACTGCTGGCGGATGATGGACAGCCAGATCACGCCTGGGCGGTATCTGCTGGGCGACGAGATGACGGTGCTGGACCTCTACGTCACTGTCCTGAGCCGCTGGGGCCCGAGGCGCGTGCGGTTCTACGAGGCCGCGCCGAAGATGAGCGAGGTGGTGAAGCGGGTGGACGCCGACCCGCGGCTGGCGGCGTTCTGGGAGAAGCG encodes:
- a CDS encoding glutathione S-transferase family protein → MDKKYTLFSALGSGGVPVEAAMSLIGLRYEVVEAPTWEGEAEQAKVAAVNPLKQIPALVTSTGETITESAAILMWLADRYPRARLAPAIDGPVRAQFLRWMTFIPASIYSLYWISDAPSRLVGEDEDLQAMAKAAIKERIVDCWRMMDSQITPGRYLLGDEMTVLDLYVTVLSRWGPRRVRFYEAAPKMSEVVKRVDADPRLAAFWEKRFPFFDGWERLGQQG